GTTCAGTTTGTCATTGTCAATTTCTGAAATTTTTGACTCATTATATACATATTCCTGGCTGTCATAATCACCCGGAATCCAGAAAACCTTATGGTCACCGGTAAGGTTAAACTCGGATACCTCGTCTGAAATGACGAAGTAATTCAGGTCTTTCTGGCGCGGGAAATCGTAACGGAATGCAATGCCTTCATCAAAAATCCGGAAAATGATGTTGAGTTTCCTTCCTGCCGATTGGGAGAGTGCCACAGTCATCTGATTATAATGATTTACAATCGAGGACTGCTCGCCGAGCACGGGTTTCCAGCTTTCGTTAAAAGAGTGGTTTCCGATGCTGTCTATGGAAAATCCGGAGGCGAGGTCGGTGGTCTCTTTGAGCTTGACGCCCAGCAGGCTTGAAAGCACTACGGGCTTACTTTTATAGGTCACGGAATAAGATGGTTTGCCTTCTACCAGCCTGAAATCAAGCGAGATATTGCCGGATGGCGATTTGACATTTTGTGCGACAAGGGTTCCTGTCACTAAGGCCAGGCATACGGTTAGGATTTTTTTCATAAATATTTGCATTTAACCTGATAAAAGTAAAGAATTAAATTACTGTGTTAAAAAAAACCCTTCCGCTTTTACGCCGAAGGGCTTTCAAAACAAAAACATGAAACTCAATTATTTAACTAACTCAAATTTTCCGTTTAAAGATGCATCTGAACTGCCGCCGACAAAGACTTCGAAGTCTCCTGCCTCAGCCGTGTTCTGCATATTGATGTTGTAAAATTTCAGGTCATCTGAGGAAATCTCAAAAGTGACCGTTTTCTTTTCTCCCTTCTTAAGGTTGATTTTCTCAAAACCTTTTAATTCGCGTACAGGTCGTGTCACCGAACCGACGACGTCCTTTACATAGAGCTGGACAACCTCCTCGCCGTCGTAATTTCCGGTGTTGCTGACGTCAACCGCGATTTTTAGTTTTTGGCCGAAACCGATTTTTTCTGAAGATAATTTCAGGTTGCTGTAGTCGAATTTAGTATAACTTAAACCATATCCGAATGGATACAATGGACTGTTGTCAACGTCAGTGTACCTTGATTTGTATTTCTGCTCCGGATCTGTCAGGCCCAGGTAGGGGCGGCCGGTATTTTTATGATTGTAATAAATCGGCACCTGACCTACATTTCTTGGGAAAGAGATCGGCAATTTCCCATTCGGGTTATTGTCACCGAATAAGGTCTGTGCGATTGCATCACCACCGCGCGTGCCCGACCACCAGGTTTCGAGAATGGCGTCCATGTTCTCGTCTTCCCAGGAAAGGGTCAACGGACGGCCGTTCATAAGTACCAGGACTATCGGTTTTCCCAACTTCTTCAGTTCTGCCAGAAATTGCTTCTGCTGGCCCGGAAGATCGATATTGGTTTGCGAACCCGCTTCGCCACTTTGATTTTCGCGTTCGCCCATTACCGCTACAATCACATCGGCATTTTGAGCAGATTTCAGTGCCGATTTGATCATGCTTCCGTCATCCCCCATGATTTCTGTTCCTTTGTCAAAAGTCACTTTTGCGGTGGCTCCCAGAAGATTCATTACACCTTCTTTTACGCTTATCGCACGGCCATCTCTTTCTCCAAGCGCAGCCCATGAACCGATAATATTGAACTCATCCATCGCCAAAGGTCCGACGAACGCTATTTTCTGGTCCTTTTTCAGCGGAAGCACATTGTTCTTATTCTTAAGCAGCACCATCGACTTTTTGGCAACATCCAACGTGGCTTCGAGGAAATCCGGCCGGTAAGTATTTTCCTTTTCCCTTTTTTCGTCGAAGTAACGGTAAGGATCCTCGAACAGGCCCAAATCATATTTCACATCCAAAACCCTTTTACAGGCATCGTTGATGACTTCAATGGAAACTTTTCCTTCATCGTATGATTTCTTAAGCGTATTCATGAAAGTACCGCCGACCATATCCATGTCCATGCCGGCATTCAGGGCCAGTTGTGCCGCATCCTGATCGTCTTTGGCAAACCCGTGGGCAATCATCTCGTTAACGCCGGTGTAATCAGAAACGACCATGCCGTCGAACTTCCATTCGCCTTTAAGCACGTCGCGAAGCAGGTGTTTGTTAGCCGTTGACGGTACTCCGGAAATTTCATTAAACGAAGCCATAAACGTTTTCACACCCGCCTCTACAGCCGCGTGGAACGGCGGCAAGTAGGTATCGCGAAGCACTCTTTCAGACATGTCTGTAGTATTGTAATCACGGCCGGCTTCCGCGGCGCCATAGGCGGCGAAATGTTTGGCACAGGCCAGGATGGTATTATTTTTGGAAAGATCATCGCCCTGGAAACCGCGAACATTTGCAGCTGCGAGTTTTGAGCCCAGGTAAACATCTTCACCCGAACCTTCGGAAACACGCCCCCAGCGCGGGTCACGGGCAATATCAACCATTGGGGCGAAAGTCCATTGAACACCTCCTGCAGACGCTTCGATTGCGGCTACGCGTGCGGCTTTTTCAACAGCGGCAGGATCAAAAGAAGACGCCATTCCGAGGTTGATCGGGAAAATCGTCTTGTAGCCATGAATTACATCGTGACCGAAAAGCAACGGGAT
The nucleotide sequence above comes from Flavobacterium magnum. Encoded proteins:
- the bglX gene encoding beta-glucosidase BglX, which produces MKKRLLLLSVLTMASGYAQKKKDTQAVKIKPKAEFVADLMSKMTVDEKIYQLVQFSSDGTITGPKSGDNYITRIQQGKVGSVLNATGASNNRMIQKMAVENSRLKIPLLFGHDVIHGYKTIFPINLGMASSFDPAAVEKAARVAAIEASAGGVQWTFAPMVDIARDPRWGRVSEGSGEDVYLGSKLAAANVRGFQGDDLSKNNTILACAKHFAAYGAAEAGRDYNTTDMSERVLRDTYLPPFHAAVEAGVKTFMASFNEISGVPSTANKHLLRDVLKGEWKFDGMVVSDYTGVNEMIAHGFAKDDQDAAQLALNAGMDMDMVGGTFMNTLKKSYDEGKVSIEVINDACKRVLDVKYDLGLFEDPYRYFDEKREKENTYRPDFLEATLDVAKKSMVLLKNKNNVLPLKKDQKIAFVGPLAMDEFNIIGSWAALGERDGRAISVKEGVMNLLGATAKVTFDKGTEIMGDDGSMIKSALKSAQNADVIVAVMGERENQSGEAGSQTNIDLPGQQKQFLAELKKLGKPIVLVLMNGRPLTLSWEDENMDAILETWWSGTRGGDAIAQTLFGDNNPNGKLPISFPRNVGQVPIYYNHKNTGRPYLGLTDPEQKYKSRYTDVDNSPLYPFGYGLSYTKFDYSNLKLSSEKIGFGQKLKIAVDVSNTGNYDGEEVVQLYVKDVVGSVTRPVRELKGFEKINLKKGEKKTVTFEISSDDLKFYNINMQNTAEAGDFEVFVGGSSDASLNGKFELVK